One part of the Lepeophtheirus salmonis chromosome 14, UVic_Lsal_1.4, whole genome shotgun sequence genome encodes these proteins:
- the LOC121129426 gene encoding neuropeptide receptor 22 isoform X1 → MVDIEKTAEDASSAIGNFASGALDVISDSAEDMIEDIVASATTLLPSLDENGINISNSNNSLFTTLATQVIDVGATSTNSVAIGEYHLGDDNKWGWITLYIVTIVFAILGNFLFLIAAACTTRVRSTGYYLLINLSIRDILLAGLCMPFALDYEIIHLNWIFGLEYCISFRFFYYCFLFFLPLTILFLTFHLFVENCKWNFAGEEGYVPRPWTHSIYITLIWFFSVLFAVPTAFFSEVRDEADDFYGNDISGRPTEAKACLHRGGNWNDGSNFFYMASSQLTFCIPVVLLVVPWFALLVQICSCCTRKLNKSELWLSVITLLLIILWEISRAPLKLFNIHHILTSWEITKLTPFLPPVNTEIYRALMKWAIYAPAAIHPLIYFAFSPEVRHGAYILFSRCCSCCCSSSSKSGGSEDGEIASDDEKGRMLPEDSPKAGNNGPTTPTVNTVPTVTTTTETIGTTDSDAVPLQSKQEDEM, encoded by the exons ATGGTGGATATCGAGAAAACAGCGGAGGATGCGAGCTCTGCTATAGGAAATTTCGCATCTGGAGCTTTAGATGTCATTTCTGACTCTGCAGAGGATATGATCGAGGACATTGTGGCCTCTGCTACGACCTTGCTTCCTTCACTTGATGAAAACGGCATTAATATCAGCAACAGTAATAATTCCCTCTTTACGACGTTAGCTACTCAA GTCATTGATGTGGGTGCAACGAGTACCAATTCCGTAGCAATCGGTGAATATCATTTGGGAGATGATAACAAATGGGGATGGATAACTCTTTATATCGTAACGATTGTGTTTGCCATTTTggggaattttctttttctgattGCAGCTGCTTGCACAACCCGGGTAAGATCCACAGGCTACTACCTCCTCATCAACCTCTCTATTCGAGATATACTACTTGCTGGACTATGTATGCCTTTTGCTCTGGATTATGAGATCATACATTTGAATTGGATTTTTGGCTTGGAATATTGTATTAGCTTTCGATTCTTTTACTACTGCTTCCTCTTTTTCCTCCCTCTCACGATCCTTTTTCTCACCTTCCATCTCTTTGTTGAGAATTGCAAGTGGAACTTTGCTGGCGAGGAAGGCTATGTACCGCGTCCGTGGACGCATTCCATTTACATTACCCTCATTTGGTTCTTCTCAGTCTTGTTTGCTGTTCCCACTGCATTCTTCTCTGAGGTGAGGGATGAGGCGGATGATTTCTATGGAAATGACATTAGTGGTAGACCCACGGAGGCTAAG GCATGCCTTCATCGAGGTGGAAATTGGAATGATGGAAGCAATTTCTTTTACATGGCAAGCTCTCAACTTACTTTTTGTATTCCCGTTGTTCTTCTAGTTGTTCCCTGGTTCGCTCTCCTTGTTCAAATCTGCTCATGCTGTACTCGTAAGCTCAACAAGAGTGAACTATGGCTCTCAGTCATTACTCTTCTTCTCATTATTCTTTGGGAAATATCTCGAGCTCCACTCAAACTCTTCAATATTCATCATATCCTCACGAGTTGGGAAATCACAAAGCTCACTCCCTTTCTCCCCCCTGTCAATACAGAGATTTATCGTGCTCTCATGAAATGGGCAATTTACGCACCTGCAGCAATTCACCCTCTTATCTACTTTGCATTTAGTCCCGAAGTGCGTCACGGAGCTTACATACTTTTCTCAAGATGCTGTTCCTGTTGTTGCTCTAGCAGCAGTAAATCTGGTGGAAGTGAGGATGGAGAAATCGCTTCTGACGATGAGAAAGGACGCATGCTACCTGAGGATAGTCCTAAAGCAGGAAACAATGGTCCCACAACCCCAACAGTGAACACGGTTCCTACTGTTACAACTACAACAGAGACCATTGGCACCACGGACTCAGATGCTGTCCCACTTCAATCTAAACAAGAAGATGAAATGTGA
- the LOC121129426 gene encoding neuropeptide receptor 22 isoform X2, which translates to MSEVIDVGATSTNSVAIGEYHLGDDNKWGWITLYIVTIVFAILGNFLFLIAAACTTRVRSTGYYLLINLSIRDILLAGLCMPFALDYEIIHLNWIFGLEYCISFRFFYYCFLFFLPLTILFLTFHLFVENCKWNFAGEEGYVPRPWTHSIYITLIWFFSVLFAVPTAFFSEVRDEADDFYGNDISGRPTEAKACLHRGGNWNDGSNFFYMASSQLTFCIPVVLLVVPWFALLVQICSCCTRKLNKSELWLSVITLLLIILWEISRAPLKLFNIHHILTSWEITKLTPFLPPVNTEIYRALMKWAIYAPAAIHPLIYFAFSPEVRHGAYILFSRCCSCCCSSSSKSGGSEDGEIASDDEKGRMLPEDSPKAGNNGPTTPTVNTVPTVTTTTETIGTTDSDAVPLQSKQEDEM; encoded by the exons ATGTCAGAG GTCATTGATGTGGGTGCAACGAGTACCAATTCCGTAGCAATCGGTGAATATCATTTGGGAGATGATAACAAATGGGGATGGATAACTCTTTATATCGTAACGATTGTGTTTGCCATTTTggggaattttctttttctgattGCAGCTGCTTGCACAACCCGGGTAAGATCCACAGGCTACTACCTCCTCATCAACCTCTCTATTCGAGATATACTACTTGCTGGACTATGTATGCCTTTTGCTCTGGATTATGAGATCATACATTTGAATTGGATTTTTGGCTTGGAATATTGTATTAGCTTTCGATTCTTTTACTACTGCTTCCTCTTTTTCCTCCCTCTCACGATCCTTTTTCTCACCTTCCATCTCTTTGTTGAGAATTGCAAGTGGAACTTTGCTGGCGAGGAAGGCTATGTACCGCGTCCGTGGACGCATTCCATTTACATTACCCTCATTTGGTTCTTCTCAGTCTTGTTTGCTGTTCCCACTGCATTCTTCTCTGAGGTGAGGGATGAGGCGGATGATTTCTATGGAAATGACATTAGTGGTAGACCCACGGAGGCTAAG GCATGCCTTCATCGAGGTGGAAATTGGAATGATGGAAGCAATTTCTTTTACATGGCAAGCTCTCAACTTACTTTTTGTATTCCCGTTGTTCTTCTAGTTGTTCCCTGGTTCGCTCTCCTTGTTCAAATCTGCTCATGCTGTACTCGTAAGCTCAACAAGAGTGAACTATGGCTCTCAGTCATTACTCTTCTTCTCATTATTCTTTGGGAAATATCTCGAGCTCCACTCAAACTCTTCAATATTCATCATATCCTCACGAGTTGGGAAATCACAAAGCTCACTCCCTTTCTCCCCCCTGTCAATACAGAGATTTATCGTGCTCTCATGAAATGGGCAATTTACGCACCTGCAGCAATTCACCCTCTTATCTACTTTGCATTTAGTCCCGAAGTGCGTCACGGAGCTTACATACTTTTCTCAAGATGCTGTTCCTGTTGTTGCTCTAGCAGCAGTAAATCTGGTGGAAGTGAGGATGGAGAAATCGCTTCTGACGATGAGAAAGGACGCATGCTACCTGAGGATAGTCCTAAAGCAGGAAACAATGGTCCCACAACCCCAACAGTGAACACGGTTCCTACTGTTACAACTACAACAGAGACCATTGGCACCACGGACTCAGATGCTGTCCCACTTCAATCTAAACAAGAAGATGAAATGTGA